In one Flavobacteriales bacterium genomic region, the following are encoded:
- a CDS encoding 30S ribosomal protein S16, with protein MPTRIRLQRKGKKGRPYYHLVVADSRAPRDGKYIERIGAYDPNQNPAFIEIDREKCLDWLQKGASPSDTCRAILSYTGVVYRNHLLNGVKKGAFSLEEADRRFDAWMNEKNAKIESKRNKLVAGKTDAEKARIAAELKKAEEMAAKLSAKLAASAAAETAAPAAEEAAAEAPAAEGEAPAAE; from the coding sequence ATGCCAACTCGCATCCGCCTTCAGCGTAAGGGCAAGAAAGGCCGGCCTTACTACCACTTGGTGGTGGCCGATTCCCGCGCTCCCCGCGACGGGAAGTACATCGAACGGATCGGCGCTTACGATCCCAACCAGAACCCCGCATTCATCGAGATCGACCGGGAGAAGTGCTTGGATTGGCTCCAGAAAGGCGCCAGCCCCAGCGATACCTGCCGTGCCATCCTCAGCTACACGGGCGTCGTGTACCGCAATCACCTCTTGAACGGGGTGAAGAAGGGCGCCTTCAGCCTTGAGGAGGCCGATCGCCGCTTCGATGCCTGGATGAACGAGAAGAACGCCAAGATCGAGTCGAAGCGGAACAAGCTGGTCGCCGGGAAGACGGATGCCGAGAAGGCCCGGATTGCCGCTGAGCTGAAGAAGGCCGAGGAGATGGCCGCCAAGCTGAGCGCGAAGCTGGCCGCCAGCGCTGCCGCTGAGACCGCTGCGCCTGCCGCTGAGGAGGCCGCCGCAGAGGCTCCCGCCGCCGAGGGCGAAGCCCCTGCCGCTGAGTAA
- a CDS encoding family 20 glycosylhydrolase, whose translation MRLLPFLLLMAVQSSAQQAPLPSLIPAPVEMTYSGGTCSLTCPWSVEGNAGDERSQVGLEILRLHPEAEILCEVPLRIRFNIIQTETALPDEWYHLQVLSDGITVNAPDAEGLFRGSRTLIQLLEQGRATGTLPCLTITDWPRFPWRGMHLDASRHFWSVEFTKKYIDLLARYKMNSFHWHLTDDQGWRIQIKKYPKLTEVGAWRKGSQVGPYAKLQYDSIPYGGFYTQEQIREVVAYAAARHINVVPEIEMPGHALAALAAYPHLGCTGGPYEVERGWGVFEDVFCAGNDSVFALLEEVLSEVMDLFPSTTIHIGGDECPKEAWKACAKCQARMKAEGLKDEHELQSYFIQRIEKFVNAKGRKIIGWDEILEGGLAPNAAVMSWRGTEGGIAAARSGHYAVMSPGSHCYFDHYQGDPANEPLAFGGYTTLQKVYGYEPIPAELKPDEQKYILGAQGNVWTEYILTPEHVEYMAVPRMLALAEVLWTPKEKRNEADFIKRLEGEFPRLEAMNVNVSKSLYQARILPSQGDSVGQIRIDALSGIEGLHTDIIWRVYNENGLPLGGGGSTDTLVIGRSCIVEARIQAETRPPGKGYPVAVRKFLFNLATARPITLSAAPNERYNEGGAFTLVDGISAQEKRVNTEWLGWKEGVTITVDLGSVQDISRIAIGALNETHSWIHAPKAIEFQVSTDGKNYTSVGMAIPTMREIPVIPADPIKRKSTMMTRVQGRNVFAVEKPAQARYVQLQVLHSGIIPAGDPGAGNPAWLFLDEIEVR comes from the coding sequence ATGCGCCTTCTGCCCTTTCTGCTCCTGATGGCCGTGCAATCGTCGGCCCAGCAGGCCCCGTTGCCCTCCCTCATCCCCGCGCCCGTGGAGATGACCTATTCCGGTGGCACATGTTCGTTGACCTGCCCATGGTCGGTCGAAGGGAATGCGGGCGACGAAAGGAGTCAAGTTGGTCTGGAAATCCTGCGACTCCACCCTGAAGCGGAGATACTCTGCGAGGTTCCGCTACGCATACGATTCAACATCATTCAAACCGAGACCGCTCTTCCCGACGAGTGGTACCACCTGCAGGTGCTGAGCGACGGCATTACGGTCAATGCGCCGGACGCCGAAGGCCTCTTCCGGGGCAGCCGCACCCTGATCCAACTGCTGGAGCAGGGCCGCGCGACCGGCACCCTCCCCTGCCTCACCATCACCGACTGGCCGCGCTTCCCCTGGCGGGGCATGCACCTGGACGCCTCCCGCCACTTCTGGAGCGTGGAGTTCACCAAGAAGTACATCGACCTGCTGGCCCGCTACAAGATGAACAGCTTCCACTGGCACCTCACGGACGATCAGGGCTGGCGGATCCAGATCAAGAAGTACCCAAAGCTCACCGAGGTGGGCGCATGGCGGAAGGGCAGTCAGGTGGGGCCGTATGCCAAGCTCCAGTACGACAGCATCCCCTACGGCGGTTTCTACACGCAGGAGCAGATCCGCGAGGTCGTGGCCTATGCGGCGGCGCGCCACATCAACGTGGTTCCCGAGATCGAGATGCCGGGGCATGCCTTGGCAGCGCTGGCGGCCTACCCTCACCTGGGCTGCACGGGTGGTCCCTATGAGGTGGAGCGCGGCTGGGGCGTGTTCGAGGACGTGTTCTGCGCGGGGAACGACAGCGTGTTCGCCCTGCTCGAGGAGGTGCTCTCCGAAGTGATGGACCTCTTCCCCAGCACCACCATCCACATCGGTGGGGATGAATGCCCCAAGGAGGCGTGGAAGGCCTGCGCGAAGTGCCAGGCGCGGATGAAGGCCGAAGGCTTGAAGGACGAGCATGAGCTGCAGTCGTACTTCATCCAGCGCATCGAGAAGTTCGTGAACGCGAAGGGCCGCAAGATCATCGGCTGGGACGAAATCCTGGAAGGCGGGCTGGCGCCCAACGCGGCGGTGATGAGCTGGCGCGGTACCGAAGGCGGCATAGCAGCGGCGCGCAGCGGGCACTACGCCGTGATGAGCCCCGGCAGCCATTGCTACTTCGACCACTACCAGGGCGATCCCGCGAACGAGCCGCTGGCCTTCGGCGGCTACACCACCTTGCAGAAGGTGTACGGCTACGAGCCCATCCCCGCTGAGCTGAAGCCCGATGAGCAGAAGTACATCCTCGGCGCGCAGGGCAACGTATGGACGGAGTACATCCTCACGCCGGAGCATGTGGAGTACATGGCCGTGCCGCGTATGCTGGCCTTGGCGGAAGTGCTGTGGACGCCCAAGGAGAAACGCAACGAGGCCGACTTCATCAAGCGGTTAGAAGGCGAGTTCCCGAGGCTGGAGGCCATGAACGTGAACGTCAGCAAGAGCCTGTATCAAGCTCGAATCCTTCCATCTCAAGGAGATAGTGTTGGCCAGATCCGAATCGACGCGCTCTCTGGCATAGAAGGCCTACACACGGACATAATCTGGAGAGTCTACAATGAAAATGGACTGCCCTTGGGAGGCGGGGGATCTACGGACACACTCGTCATAGGACGTTCTTGTATTGTCGAAGCACGAATCCAAGCCGAGACCAGGCCCCCCGGCAAGGGCTATCCTGTTGCTGTAAGGAAATTCCTTTTCAACCTCGCCACCGCCCGCCCCATCACCCTAAGCGCTGCACCCAACGAGCGCTACAACGAGGGCGGTGCCTTCACCCTGGTGGATGGCATCAGCGCGCAGGAGAAGCGCGTGAACACGGAGTGGCTGGGCTGGAAGGAGGGCGTCACCATCACGGTGGACCTGGGCAGCGTGCAGGATATCAGCCGCATCGCCATCGGCGCCCTGAACGAGACCCACAGCTGGATCCACGCGCCGAAGGCGATCGAGTTCCAAGTGAGCACGGATGGGAAGAACTATACCTCGGTCGGCATGGCCATCCCGACGATGCGCGAGATCCCCGTGATCCCGGCGGATCCGATCAAGCGGAAGTCCACCATGATGACCAGGGTTCAAGGACGGAACGTGTTCGCGGTGGAAAAGCCGGCCCAAGCGCGTTACGTGCAGCTGCAGGTGCTGCACAGCGGCATCATTCCCGCTGGCGACCCTGGTGCCGGCAACCCGGCGTGGTTGTTCTTGGACGAGATCGAAGTGCGATGA
- a CDS encoding M1 family metallopeptidase, producing MKQAVTAVLWLALAPAGWGQLTRADQAFTRADTLRGSIGPGRAWWDAVYYDVSVRPDFQRRTIAGRTIIAFDAVAEGRRMQIDLQQPLTVDSIVMEASVFQAGSITVTDRPVDFTREGNVIWIELPQPMKAGEASTVTIHYHGEPIAAKNPPWDGGWIWRKDDWGKPWVSVACQGLGASSWYPCKDHQSDEPQRGATLRITAPDSLQAIGNGRLRSKERNGDGTTTWNWQVTSPINTYNLVPYIGGYVHWSTVHPGLDGPLDCDFWVLAANEAAARAQFAQVPGMLRCFEEWLGPYPFYIDGYKLVEAPHLGMEHQSAVAYGNQYRNGYLGMDLSGTGHGMAWDYILVHESGHEWFGNSISTADIADMWVHEGFTMYTEVLHTECLLGREAADAYCRGIRRNIRNDRPLIGPYGVNEEGSGDMYPKGANLLHTIRAIVGDSTFRAMLLEMNRRFRHRIVTSAEVEGFMIGFDERTKELLHPSIFDQYLRSTKVPVLEWGVRKGRLMCRWANGVPGLRMPVLLEVGSRTILTAGVTADWTTVDARAGRRAPVRIDPNLYIGEKRVSGKRVGR from the coding sequence ATGAAGCAAGCGGTCACCGCGGTCCTCTGGCTGGCCCTGGCGCCTGCAGGCTGGGGGCAGCTCACCCGTGCGGATCAGGCCTTCACCCGTGCGGATACCTTGCGGGGCAGCATCGGCCCCGGGCGCGCCTGGTGGGATGCGGTGTATTACGACGTGAGCGTGCGTCCCGACTTCCAGCGCCGCACCATCGCCGGGCGCACCATCATCGCCTTCGATGCCGTGGCCGAAGGCCGGCGGATGCAGATCGACCTGCAGCAGCCCTTGACGGTGGACAGCATCGTGATGGAGGCCTCCGTCTTCCAGGCCGGTTCCATCACGGTCACCGACAGGCCCGTCGATTTCACCCGCGAGGGCAATGTCATCTGGATCGAGCTGCCCCAGCCCATGAAGGCCGGCGAAGCGAGCACCGTCACCATCCATTACCATGGCGAACCGATCGCTGCGAAGAATCCACCCTGGGACGGCGGATGGATCTGGCGGAAGGATGACTGGGGGAAGCCTTGGGTGAGCGTAGCCTGCCAGGGCCTCGGAGCCAGTTCGTGGTACCCCTGCAAGGACCACCAGAGCGACGAGCCCCAGCGGGGCGCCACCCTGCGCATCACTGCGCCGGACAGCCTGCAGGCCATCGGGAACGGACGCCTGCGCAGCAAGGAGCGGAACGGCGACGGCACAACGACCTGGAACTGGCAGGTGACGAGCCCGATCAACACCTACAACCTGGTGCCCTATATCGGCGGCTACGTGCATTGGAGCACGGTTCACCCGGGGCTGGACGGGCCGCTGGACTGCGACTTCTGGGTGCTGGCCGCCAACGAGGCCGCCGCCCGCGCGCAATTCGCCCAGGTGCCCGGCATGCTGCGCTGCTTCGAGGAGTGGCTCGGCCCCTATCCCTTCTACATCGATGGCTACAAGCTGGTGGAGGCGCCCCACCTGGGCATGGAGCACCAGAGCGCCGTGGCCTACGGCAACCAGTACCGCAACGGCTACCTGGGCATGGACCTCAGCGGCACCGGCCACGGAATGGCCTGGGACTACATTCTGGTGCACGAGAGCGGGCACGAGTGGTTCGGCAACAGCATCTCCACCGCTGACATCGCGGACATGTGGGTGCATGAGGGCTTCACCATGTACACCGAGGTGCTCCACACCGAGTGCCTGCTGGGGCGCGAGGCGGCCGATGCCTACTGCCGCGGCATCCGACGGAATATCCGCAACGACCGGCCCCTGATCGGGCCGTACGGCGTGAATGAGGAGGGCAGCGGCGACATGTACCCCAAGGGCGCCAACCTGCTCCACACCATACGGGCGATCGTGGGCGACAGCACCTTCAGGGCCATGCTGCTGGAGATGAACCGACGGTTCCGGCACCGCATCGTCACCAGCGCCGAGGTGGAGGGCTTCATGATCGGCTTCGACGAGCGCACGAAGGAGCTGCTGCACCCGAGCATCTTCGACCAGTACCTGCGCTCGACCAAGGTGCCGGTGCTGGAGTGGGGCGTCCGCAAGGGCCGGCTCATGTGCCGATGGGCCAACGGCGTACCGGGCCTGCGGATGCCGGTCCTTCTCGAGGTGGGAAGCCGCACCATTCTGACCGCAGGGGTCACGGCTGACTGGACGACGGTGGATGCGCGCGCGGGGCGGCGTGCTCCGGTGCGGATCGACCCCAACCTGTACATCGGCGAGAAGCGGGTGAGCGGGAAGCGGGTGGGCCGGTAA
- a CDS encoding glycosyltransferase family 87 protein: MRGVLARIPFPGRFVLVLAVLGALLYGLERINGRFWLNDFRVYYGAAQALLNGEPLYGVAHGLGTGFFKYAPAAALLFVPVSLLPYKAAASLHFALVIAAFIGSALAIDRLLRQNLFPGRPAAYAPLFLTALAAGAHLHRELHLGNVNAMLLWLLMAGLERLLSGRHRSAGALLGLAVALKPHFVVLLPWLLLRRRWSALAMALTLLVAAVALPTALLGPSASLQLHGEWLAEMARHNASLIHTGGTEHENVNTIYSFLHRAVLQRIWGAPLAWEAPAILAAIALAFGLLMLRHLRLEAPGGERSRNMAFEALLLIALVPSITLTDTEHFLFAMPLVAYLIQGLRSSERPRWLRAAGLLVLLGHGGNWGDALGPMADVMVHYGILGAANGALLFLAAGLHAANPSPRSNHGLRPGS, encoded by the coding sequence ATGCGCGGTGTCCTCGCGCGGATCCCGTTCCCCGGGCGATTCGTCCTGGTCCTGGCCGTGCTGGGTGCACTGCTCTACGGCCTGGAGCGGATCAATGGCCGGTTCTGGCTCAATGACTTCCGGGTGTACTACGGCGCGGCGCAAGCGCTGCTGAACGGCGAACCGCTCTATGGCGTGGCGCATGGCCTGGGCACCGGTTTCTTCAAGTATGCGCCGGCAGCGGCCTTGCTCTTCGTGCCGGTGTCGCTACTGCCCTATAAGGCGGCCGCCTCGTTGCACTTTGCGCTGGTCATTGCCGCCTTCATCGGTTCCGCGCTCGCGATCGACCGGCTGCTGCGCCAGAACCTCTTCCCTGGCCGACCTGCCGCCTATGCTCCCCTATTCCTCACGGCCCTTGCAGCCGGCGCCCACCTGCATCGCGAGCTGCACCTGGGCAACGTCAACGCCATGCTGCTGTGGCTGCTGATGGCCGGGCTCGAACGGCTGCTCAGCGGCCGCCACCGCTCAGCGGGGGCACTGCTCGGCCTGGCGGTGGCCTTGAAGCCCCACTTCGTGGTGCTGCTTCCCTGGCTGCTGTTGCGTCGCCGCTGGTCGGCGCTGGCCATGGCCCTGACCCTGCTCGTGGCGGCGGTCGCATTGCCGACTGCGCTCCTCGGCCCTTCCGCATCGCTGCAGCTGCACGGCGAGTGGCTGGCCGAGATGGCCCGCCACAACGCCTCGCTCATCCACACGGGCGGAACCGAGCATGAGAACGTGAACACCATCTATTCATTCCTCCACCGGGCAGTGCTTCAGCGCATCTGGGGAGCACCCTTGGCCTGGGAGGCACCCGCCATCCTTGCGGCCATCGCCTTGGCGTTCGGACTGTTGATGCTGCGCCACCTGCGCTTGGAGGCCCCTGGAGGCGAACGCTCACGGAATATGGCCTTCGAGGCGCTCCTGCTCATTGCGCTCGTTCCGAGCATCACGCTCACCGATACCGAGCACTTCCTCTTCGCTATGCCGCTGGTCGCCTACCTCATCCAAGGGCTGCGGAGCAGCGAACGGCCGCGATGGCTCAGGGCCGCCGGCCTGCTCGTGCTCCTTGGGCATGGCGGCAATTGGGGAGATGCGCTGGGACCGATGGCCGACGTCATGGTCCATTACGGCATCCTCGGTGCAGCCAACGGCGCTCTCCTGTTCCTTGCCGCCGGCCTGCATGCGGCGAATCCTTCGCCGCGATCGAACCATGGGCTGCGCCCGGGGTCCTAG
- a CDS encoding serine hydrolase — translation MVHRSFLLPALLSFGTACGQSLYFPPTFGSAWETQDPAALNWCTDQVPPLLDFLESTNTKAFLVLKDGRIVIEHYFGTFTADSLWYWASAGKSLTAFLVGKAQEEGFLDIDDPSSAYLGVGWTSCTPEQEAAITIRNQLTMTSGLDDSGDLDCTAPACLQFLAEPGTRWSYHNAPYTLLDGVIEDATGQSLNSYLFSKLTVTTGLQGAFVQIGSNNVFLSKARAMARFGLLALAQGQWNGEPIMTDSDYFQAMVTPSQALNPAYGYLWWLNGQSTYMLPGIQLSLPGMLCPAAPSDMYSAMGKNGQLINVSPATGLVVVRMGELPTEDIFVPNLYNDQIWQYLNAVMCGATGAQDEATPRMELFPNPSRYRVDVHVGQGGGQITVRDGSGRIVLTQQTCSDRIGLDVSGLASGCYTVAFRGESGAATVRFVKE, via the coding sequence ATGGTGCACCGTTCCTTCCTGCTGCCCGCCCTGCTGAGCTTCGGCACCGCCTGCGGGCAATCGCTGTACTTCCCGCCCACCTTCGGAAGCGCATGGGAGACGCAGGACCCGGCTGCGCTCAACTGGTGCACCGATCAGGTTCCGCCGCTGCTCGATTTCCTCGAGAGCACCAATACCAAGGCCTTCCTGGTGCTCAAGGACGGACGCATCGTCATCGAGCACTACTTCGGCACCTTTACGGCCGACAGCCTCTGGTACTGGGCAAGCGCCGGCAAGAGCCTCACCGCCTTCCTCGTCGGCAAGGCGCAGGAGGAAGGATTCCTCGACATCGACGACCCGAGCAGCGCCTACCTCGGCGTGGGCTGGACCAGTTGCACGCCCGAGCAGGAGGCGGCCATCACCATCCGCAACCAGCTGACCATGACGAGCGGGCTTGATGATTCAGGCGACCTTGACTGCACGGCTCCGGCGTGCCTCCAATTCCTGGCCGAGCCCGGAACCCGCTGGTCCTACCACAATGCCCCGTACACCCTGCTCGACGGCGTCATCGAGGATGCCACCGGACAGTCGCTCAACAGCTACCTCTTCAGCAAGCTCACGGTCACCACCGGCTTGCAGGGCGCCTTCGTTCAGATCGGCAGCAACAATGTCTTCCTCAGCAAGGCCCGGGCGATGGCGCGGTTCGGCCTGCTGGCGCTGGCACAGGGGCAATGGAACGGCGAGCCCATCATGACCGATAGCGACTACTTCCAGGCGATGGTGACCCCTTCGCAGGCGCTGAACCCCGCCTACGGCTACCTCTGGTGGCTCAACGGCCAGAGCACCTACATGCTGCCGGGCATCCAGCTGAGCCTGCCCGGCATGCTCTGCCCAGCCGCCCCCTCCGATATGTACAGCGCCATGGGCAAGAATGGCCAGCTGATCAACGTATCGCCGGCTACGGGCCTGGTGGTGGTGCGCATGGGCGAACTGCCCACCGAGGACATCTTCGTGCCCAACCTGTACAACGACCAGATCTGGCAGTACCTGAACGCGGTGATGTGCGGTGCCACGGGCGCGCAGGATGAGGCCACCCCACGGATGGAACTGTTCCCCAATCCGTCGCGCTACCGGGTGGACGTACACGTGGGCCAAGGGGGTGGCCAGATCACCGTGCGCGATGGGTCCGGCCGCATCGTGCTGACCCAACAGACCTGCTCCGACCGCATCGGTCTGGATGTGTCCGGTCTGGCCAGTGGCTGCTACACGGTGGCGTTCAGGGGTGAAAGCGGAGCGGCCACCGTTCGGTTCGTGAAGGAGTAG
- a CDS encoding DUF488 family protein, whose translation MNIKTKRVYEQAGSNDGFRILVDRLWPRGLSKEDAEIDLWLKSIAPSNELRKWFNHDHGKWPEFKRRYFSELDLNGDVVSELLSHVKRDHVSPLYSSKEQEYNNATALKEYINSMLK comes from the coding sequence ATGAACATCAAAACAAAAAGGGTATATGAACAGGCTGGATCTAATGATGGATTCCGCATACTTGTGGACCGACTTTGGCCGAGAGGGCTATCCAAAGAAGATGCAGAGATAGATCTGTGGTTAAAGTCTATTGCGCCTTCAAATGAGCTTCGAAAATGGTTCAACCACGATCATGGAAAATGGCCTGAGTTCAAAAGACGATATTTCTCTGAACTTGATCTGAATGGAGATGTGGTCAGTGAGTTGCTATCTCATGTTAAACGTGATCATGTCAGTCCTTTGTACTCGTCAAAAGAACAAGAGTACAATAATGCCACAGCATTGAAAGAGTATATAAACAGCATGTTAAAATAG